The region GCATCATTTGCATTTTTAGGTGATATTATCATGGCAGAACCAGGTGCATTAGTAGGATTTGCAGGACAAAGAGTTATTAAGCAAACTATTGGGGCAGATTTACCTGAAGGTTTCCAAAGAGCAGAATTTTTACTTGAAAAAGGTTCAATTGATATGGTTGTTAATAGAAGTGAGATGAAAAAGACTCTTTCTGATTTATTAACAATGTTTCAAAAAGATACTAACGTTAGTTAATTAAAGGTGGAGTTTTTACTCCATCACTTAAATTTATGGCAAAAATTAATATTTATGCAATTGTAAAACCATCGAAAGATGAGTTTGATAAACTTTCAAATGATTTTATAAAAATGTGCTCAAAATTTGCAAAAGTTGAAGTTCATAGTGTATTTAATAAAAATATAGCAAAAGCTCAAACAATAGGTGAAAAAGAAGCACAAAAGTCTTATACAGAGGCATTTGAACCACATATGAAAGGTTTTTGTATAGCTTTAGACGTATTAGGTAAAAAAATTGATAGTTTTAAATTTTCAGAAATAATTACAACCCATAGTGAAATAAATTTTTTTATAGGTGGAGCTTATGGTTTTGAAAGAAGTTTTTTAGATAAATGCGACATTTCAATAAGCCTTAGTGCACTAACTATGGCTCATAAAGTAGTGACACTTGTATTACTTGAACAAATATTTAGAGGTTTAGCAATAAAAAATAACCATCCGTATCATAAATAATTTATAAATTTTTGTGTATAATTGCAAAATTTTTTTAATAGGGTATAATATGGCTAACACTAAACAGATAGAAGAATTAAAAAATATCTTGCTTGAGAGAAAAGATAAAATTACTAAAAATATTCAGGGGAGTAGAGATAGTATAGATTCTTTAAAAGATTCTGAGTGCAAAGATGAGTATGATTATGCAGAAGTTTCTAGTGATTCATTCAAAGAGGGAATAATTGCTAATCAACAAATTACAGAACTTAAAGAGATTGAAGACGCTCTTAAAAGAATAGAAAAAGGTACATATGGTATTTGTGAAATGTGTGATGAATCAATCGCTATTGGAAGATTAAGAGCAAAACCATTTGCAAAATTTTGTACACCTTGTAGAGAGATTTACGAAGTAGAACAATAAAAAATTAAAAGGATTAGATGTGGGACTTAAATCATATATTGGCTTTTCTTTATTATTTATATTAATATTAGGATTAGCTATTTTTAGTATGGAAGCAGGGGATTATGAATTAAAAGTTTTTGATTTTTCATTAAACTTGCCAATTGTAATATGGTTCTTATTACCTGTTGTTGTACTTTTTGTATTAAGCCTTCTACATCTACTTTTTTACAGTACTGTAAATTACTGTAAACAAAAAGCTTTTCTAAAAGATGAATCAACTATTGTTACATCTGTAAAAAATTTTTTATTACAAAAAGATGAAAAATGTAAATTAAAAACATCTGGGTATAAAAATATTTTTAAAATATTAAATCAATTAAAACTTGATGTAAAAGACAATACTTTTACTTCAACTAATGAAGAATTAAATCAAACAGTTTCTTATATTAAAGATATAAAAGCTGGAAAATATGTAAGTGAAAAGAATCTTAAATTAGATAATAATTCTGAGCTTGCAAAAATAAATCTTATTAACAAGATAAATGACCAAGTTGATTTTTCATTGGATCTTTTAAAAAAAGTTGATGGATATTCAGAAGATGTGATTAAAATAGCATTTTTTAATGTTTTAGAAAATAAAGCAATGACAACAATCAAAAAAGTTTATACAAATGTAAATCTTGATAGAGAGATGGCATACAAACTTTTTTTAAAAGATGTTGATAATATTGAATTTGGATTATCAAAAGAAGAGATTCTTAAAATTACAAAATCTTTAAACTATTCAAAAAATGAGTATATAAATTTAGCTAAACTTTACAAAGCTGTATTAAGTCCAGATAAATTAATAGAATTATTTGAATTGATTTCAAATGAAGTTGAAGAAGCTGTTGATGCAAACTTATATGTTCTATGTGAATTAGAAATGATTGACAAAGTAAGAGAAATATTAAGTGGTTATGATAACAATGAATTAGTTGCTTTTAGAGCTTTAATAGATTTAAAAGAAGCTGGAAAGCAATACTCTCTAGACGAAATCTCATATAATAATTAATGAAAAATAAAATAGATTTTAGCCAGCCACTTATGGTGCTGGCTCCACTTGCAGGATATACAGACTTACCATTCCGTTCTGTTGTTAAAAAATTTGGTGCAGATATTACAATCTCTGAGATGATATCTTCTAATGCTTTAGTTTATAAATCAGAAAAAACTAGAAAAATGATTGAAAAAGCACCAAGTGAAGATCCATATATTGTGCAAATAGCAGGAAATAAAACTGAACTAGTTAGAGATGCTGTTGAAATTTTAAATGATATTGACGGAATTGATGGAATAGATTTAAATTGTGGGTGTCCTGCTCCAAAAGTATTTAATCATGGTTCTGGTTCAAATCTTTTAGGGGATTTAAAAAAACTTGAAGAGATTTTATCAACAGTAAAAAAATACAATAAAAAACAATATACAACTGCAAAAGTTAGAATTGGTGTAAATGAAAAAATTCCTGTTGAAATAGCAAAAGTTGTTGAAGCTTGTGGTGTTGATTATATTGCAGTTCATGGAAGAACAAGAGCTGGAAAATATAAAGCTCCTGTTGATTATGATGCAATTAAAATGATGAAAGAAGCTGTATCTATCCCTGTTATTGCTAATGGAGATATTAAAGATTATGACAAAGCTAAAGAGGTATTAAATTATACAAATGCTGATGGCGTAATGATAGGTCGTGCAGCAATTGGGAAACCATGGATTTTTTATCAGCTTAAACATGGAATTGAAAATATCAGTGAAGAGAAAAAAAGAGAGATTATCTTAGAACATTTTGATGCAGTGTTAAAATTTCATGGACAACATGGTGCAATTATGTTTAGAAAACTTTTACATTCTTACTCTAAAGGCTACAAAGGTGCAGCTGAATTTAGAGATATTATAAATCGTGTATCAGAAGCAGATGTTATGCGAGATATGATAGAAAACTTTTTTTAAAAACTTTTTAGATAAAATATTAAACTTTTTGCAAAGGATAATATTTGTCGGACTACTATTACGAATTAATAATTAAACCTTCAGGAAATTACGAAGTCTTTCTTGATCTTTTAAACTCATTAGTTAATGATGCTATTGAGGAGAGTGATGATTCAATCATCGCTAGAAGTGAAGAAGACTTAAGTGATATCGAATATGGAATAAACGAATTTTCCAAAGCTGTTGGTATTGAGTGTGAAACAATATTATCGAAAAAGAAAAATATTGATTGGATAAAACAATATCAAGATTCAGTAAAAGCTGTAGAAGTTGGAAAATTTTATGTTAGACCCTCTTGGGAATCAGTAAAAGAGGATAAAATAAATATCATTATTGATCCTGCCTTATCGTTTGGTTCAGGTCATCACGAAACTACTTCAAGTTGTTTAGAAGCTATAAGCGAGTTTGTTGAAAAAGATGATGAAGT is a window of Halarcobacter sp. DNA encoding:
- a CDS encoding 23S rRNA (pseudouridine(1915)-N(3))-methyltransferase RlmH, giving the protein MAKINIYAIVKPSKDEFDKLSNDFIKMCSKFAKVEVHSVFNKNIAKAQTIGEKEAQKSYTEAFEPHMKGFCIALDVLGKKIDSFKFSEIITTHSEINFFIGGAYGFERSFLDKCDISISLSALTMAHKVVTLVLLEQIFRGLAIKNNHPYHK
- the dksA gene encoding RNA polymerase-binding protein DksA, with the translated sequence MANTKQIEELKNILLERKDKITKNIQGSRDSIDSLKDSECKDEYDYAEVSSDSFKEGIIANQQITELKEIEDALKRIEKGTYGICEMCDESIAIGRLRAKPFAKFCTPCREIYEVEQ
- a CDS encoding tRNA-dihydrouridine synthase — translated: MKNKIDFSQPLMVLAPLAGYTDLPFRSVVKKFGADITISEMISSNALVYKSEKTRKMIEKAPSEDPYIVQIAGNKTELVRDAVEILNDIDGIDGIDLNCGCPAPKVFNHGSGSNLLGDLKKLEEILSTVKKYNKKQYTTAKVRIGVNEKIPVEIAKVVEACGVDYIAVHGRTRAGKYKAPVDYDAIKMMKEAVSIPVIANGDIKDYDKAKEVLNYTNADGVMIGRAAIGKPWIFYQLKHGIENISEEKKREIILEHFDAVLKFHGQHGAIMFRKLLHSYSKGYKGAAEFRDIINRVSEADVMRDMIENFF
- a CDS encoding 50S ribosomal protein L11 methyltransferase — protein: MSDYYYELIIKPSGNYEVFLDLLNSLVNDAIEESDDSIIARSEEDLSDIEYGINEFSKAVGIECETILSKKKNIDWIKQYQDSVKAVEVGKFYVRPSWESVKEDKINIIIDPALSFGSGHHETTSSCLEAISEFVEKDDEVLDVGTGSGILAIGASKLGAVVDICDTDEVCIKDTKTNYNLNNAIFNNSWIGSVNKAEKKYDLVIANIVADVLVFIASDLKKCLKEDGILIISGILDKHIDKVLRKFQDVKQLKVIHKNEWVTVVFKK